DNA sequence from the Teretinema zuelzerae genome:
TTCAGGTGCAGTTTACTGGAGAAGATTGCCCTTCTGGGTGCCAGTGGAATGAAAGAGTACGTCTTGTTGGTGTCGATACTCCGGAGCTTTTCACAGATCCTCCTGAGTACTATGCAGCTGAAGCACGAGCCTATACTAATCAAATCTATAGACGAGATGTTCTACTTGTATTTGATTCTGTCTCAGCCAAAAAAGATAGGTATGGAAGAGTTCTTGCCTATATTTATAAATCCTTTGATTCACCTTCAATTAATGAACAACTCATCCTCAATGGGTATGGATATTACTACGATTTATTTTCTTTCGATCCAGAAAAAATGAATGATTTTCAGAACGCAGAAGATTATGCCCGATTAAATCGGGTAGGTCTTTGGAGATAACTATAAGGAGTGTATTGAAATGAGTAAAGAATGGATTCGTGGTTATGGACAACGTTATCGACACATGGTCGTGCGAACTGAGGTTACGCCTCACTATAAAAGGACTCATTTTGCATGTGGGAAAACAACAGATTACACGCTTGATTGTGTTTTTGAATTAACAGAAACCGCGAAATGCCCACTGTGTCTTGATTTCGAACGAAATAATGTAAAAGCAATTTAGTTTATATGGAAGTGTAGTGATGAGTGGTCATCAGAATGTCATGCGTTCGTGCCGTAGTCAGTCGCATCATAGGTTCGATTCCTATCACTTCCGATAGCCCGTATGGGTGAAAAACTACGTGCCGGTTGCACCGGTGTTTGAGTTCAGCTCGGCCGGGAGGAAGCGGAAGACCTCCCGGCGTTTTTTATTAATAAAGAGGACGTAGTTATGAAAAATACAGTACTTGGTTTTTCACAAGAAAAGTTACTTGAATACAAGCTTAATATTTCTGAGATTCATATTCTTCAGTGGTTTGTTGATTGTATCGTAGGTCAAAAACTCATTCAAACACCGTTAACAAATAATACACCGTATTACTTAGTTAGGTATCAATACGTTATTGATTCATTACCACTGTTGGGTATTCATAATCCACGGGTAATCGCTCGTCATTTTAATGCACTCTGTAAATGCGGTTTACTCGATAAAAAAATTGAAAAAAACAAAGAAGGCACTTCTATTTACTTTTCATATTCAAGGAAAAAGATAGTCGAACTTCTTTACTCTGACTTGAAGGAATAATGCAATGATACATACATTTGATACTGAAGTTGCTGAATTATTCCATGATGCCAATATTGCAACGATTTTTCAAAATTTGTGTTATTGGATACTCCATAATAAGACAAATGATAAAAATCAAAAGCTGATAGAAATTAACGGTTC
Encoded proteins:
- a CDS encoding thermonuclease family protein, which produces MNSKLLRNLSLFLCISFTFFSCEVELHAESNTWYEARVTAVIDGDTIQVQFTGEDCPSGCQWNERVRLVGVDTPELFTDPPEYYAAEARAYTNQIYRRDVLLVFDSVSAKKDRYGRVLAYIYKSFDSPSINEQLILNGYGYYYDLFSFDPEKMNDFQNAEDYARLNRVGLWR